A stretch of the Gracilinanus agilis isolate LMUSP501 chromosome 4, AgileGrace, whole genome shotgun sequence genome encodes the following:
- the HTR1B gene encoding 5-hydroxytryptamine receptor 1B, whose amino-acid sequence MEQPSRQCSPPASGSLTSSQTNHSTFPNPNCSSPDLEPYQDSIALPWKVLLATFLALITLATTLSNAFVIATVSRTRKLHTPANYLIASLAVTDLLVSILVMPISTMYTVTGRWTLGQVVCDFWLSSDITCCTASILHLCVIALDRYWAITDAVEYSAKRTPKRAAGMIVMVWVFSVSISMPPLFWRQAKAEEVADCSVNTDHILYTVYSTVGAFYFPTLLLIALYGRIYVEARSRILKQTPNRTGKRLTRAQLITDSPGSSSSGTSINSRAPEGPSESGSPVYVNQVKVKVSDALLEKKKLMAARERKATRTLGIILGAFIVCWLPFFIISLALPICDDACWFHLAIFDFFNWLGYLNSLINPIIYTKSNDDFKQAFQKLIRFRRTS is encoded by the coding sequence ATGGAACAGCCCAGCCGTCAGTGCTCTCCGCCAGCCTCCGGTTCCCTGACCTCCTCGCAGACTAATCATTCTACCTTCCCGAATCCCAACTGCAGCTCTCCGGATCTGGAGCCATACCAGGACTCGATTGCACTCCCTTGGAAGGTGCTTCTGGCCACGTTCCTTGCACTCATCACCTTGGCCACCACGCTCTCCAATGCCTTTGTAATCGCCACTGTCTCTCGGACTAGGAAGCTGCACACACCTGCCAACTACCTGATCGCCTCCCTGGCAGTGACTGACTTGCTTGTGTCTATCCTGGTGATGCCCATTAGCACTATGTACACGGTCACCGGCAGGTGGACTCTGGGCCAGGTTGTTTGTGATTTCTGGCTGTCCTCGGACATTACCTGTTGCACAGCTTCCATACTGCATCTCTGTGTTATTGCCCTGGACCGCTACTGGGCCATTACAGACGCGGTCGAGTATTCGGCTAAAAGGACTCCCAAGCGAGCAGCTGGAATGATTGTTATGGTATGGGTCTTCTCTGTATCCATTTCCATGCCCCCACTTTTCTGGCGCCAGGCCAAGGCCGAGGAGGTGGCAGACTGCTCAGTGAACACAGACCACATTCTCTATACAGTCTACTCTACTGTGGGCGCCTTCTACTTCCCCACCCTGCTGCTTATTGCCCTTTATGGCCGCATCTACGTGGAAGCTCGTTCTCGGATTTTGAAACAGACGCCCAACAGGACGGGCAAACGTCTAACTCGGGCTCAGCTGATCACCGACTCCCCGGGATCCTCTTCCTCGGGCACCTCCATTAACTCTAGAGCCCCCGAGGGACCCAGTGAATCCGGGTCCCCAGTGTATGTGAACCAAGTAAAGGTGAAAGTGTCTGACGCTCTCCTGGAAAAGAAGAAGCTCATGGCCGCTAGGGAGCGAAAAGCCACCAGAACGCTTGGGATAATTTTAGGAGCCTTCATCGTCTGCTGGCTGCCTTTCTTTATCATCTCCCTGGCATTACCTATCTGTGATGACGCCTGCTGGTTCCACCTGGCCATCTTTGACTTCTTTAATTGGCTAGGATATCTCAACTCCCTCATTAACCCCATCATCTATACCAAGTCCAACGATGACTTCAAACAAGCTTTTCAAAAACTGATACGGTTCAGGCGCACGAGCTGA